Proteins from a genomic interval of Marmoricola sp. OAE513:
- a CDS encoding helix-turn-helix domain-containing protein, giving the protein MARTRAQIAQRLTRSSGALSTAALGRMEYDMPWVTELPAEDRSWIGLIVQAGIKSFIDWYRHEEASAPISAEVFGVAPREMASEITLQQTVAMVRLSVTVVDENLDDLLGPDADSARSALNRYAREIAFATAEVYARAAEQRGAWDARLEALVVDAILRGEDEDTISSRASALGWDTSANVVVVTGRLRSEADLDQIRRRAADLGLGCLCAVQGTRLVVVLGGVDEQGRPADTLSDAFAPGPVVLGPVTRSLADAKISADAARSGLRVAHGWTGAPRPVAADELLLERALASDRAARRMLVEQVYLPLRDAGGSVLETVESYLSGGSSIEGTARALFVHANTVRYYRLKRAAELTGLEATDPRDCYTLRIGLTLGRLDVREL; this is encoded by the coding sequence GTGGCCCGTACCCGTGCACAGATCGCGCAGCGCCTGACCCGCTCGAGCGGAGCGCTCAGCACCGCCGCGCTGGGGCGGATGGAGTACGACATGCCCTGGGTGACCGAGCTCCCCGCCGAGGACCGGTCCTGGATCGGCCTGATCGTCCAGGCCGGTATCAAGTCGTTCATCGACTGGTACCGGCACGAGGAGGCCTCCGCCCCGATCAGCGCCGAGGTCTTCGGCGTGGCGCCTCGGGAGATGGCCAGCGAGATCACCCTGCAGCAGACCGTGGCGATGGTCCGGCTGTCCGTCACGGTCGTCGACGAGAACCTCGACGACCTGCTCGGCCCGGACGCCGACAGCGCCCGCAGCGCCCTGAACCGCTACGCCCGCGAGATCGCCTTCGCGACGGCCGAGGTCTACGCCCGGGCCGCCGAGCAGCGCGGAGCCTGGGACGCGCGCCTCGAAGCCCTCGTCGTGGACGCGATCCTGCGCGGCGAGGACGAGGACACCATCTCCTCGCGGGCCAGCGCCCTGGGCTGGGACACCTCCGCGAACGTCGTCGTGGTGACGGGACGGCTGCGCAGCGAGGCCGACCTCGACCAGATCCGTCGCCGCGCCGCGGACCTCGGGCTCGGTTGCCTCTGCGCGGTCCAGGGCACCCGCCTGGTGGTCGTGCTCGGCGGGGTCGACGAGCAGGGGCGACCGGCCGACACCTTGTCGGACGCCTTCGCCCCCGGGCCGGTCGTCCTCGGCCCGGTGACCCGGTCGTTGGCCGACGCCAAGATCTCCGCGGACGCCGCACGCTCGGGCCTCCGCGTCGCGCACGGCTGGACCGGAGCACCACGACCGGTGGCCGCCGACGAGCTGCTCCTCGAGCGCGCGCTCGCCAGCGACCGCGCCGCTCGCCGGATGCTGGTCGAGCAGGTCTACCTGCCGTTGCGCGATGCCGGCGGCTCCGTCCTGGAGACCGTCGAGAGCTACCTCTCCGGCGGATCCTCGATCGAGGGAACCGCACGCGCGTTGTTCGTGCACGCCAACACGGTCCGCTACTACCGCCTCAAGCGCGCCGCGGAGCTCACAGGGCTCGAAGCCACCGATCCGCGGGACTGCTACACGCTGCGGATCGGGCTCACGCTGGGTCGGCTGGACGTCCGCGAGTTGTAG
- the fabF gene encoding beta-ketoacyl-ACP synthase II, giving the protein MSRRRVVITGLGTTSPVGGDVESTWQALVAGRSGVRHLTEDWAADQPVRIAGTAAVDPSEVLDRVKARRLDRSAQLAMVAAIEAWADSGLADAGVDAERLGVAVASGIGGVTTLLSNYDALQEKGPRRVSPLAVPMLMPNAPAANIGLYVGAKAGVHTPVSACASGNEGVALALDQIRLGRADVMLAGGAEAAIHPLPMAAFAQMMALSKTGSEDGGDPTAVSRPWDTGRDGFVLGEGAGVLVLEELEHAQARGAKIYAELLGAGITNDAHDIAQPDPEGRGGTRAIARALEDAGIAPGDIAHVNAHATSTPQGDVAEGLMIHATLGKFADEVVVTSTKSMTGHLLGGAGALESIATVLAIHHRISPPTINLDNLDPAVELDIPTTARELRSGDIAALNNSFGFGGANVAVAFGSLS; this is encoded by the coding sequence ATGAGCCGCAGAAGAGTTGTCATCACCGGCCTGGGCACCACCAGTCCTGTCGGTGGGGATGTCGAGAGCACCTGGCAGGCGCTGGTCGCCGGCCGTTCGGGTGTCCGGCACCTCACCGAGGACTGGGCTGCCGACCAGCCGGTGCGGATCGCCGGAACTGCGGCTGTCGACCCGTCCGAGGTCCTCGACCGGGTCAAGGCGCGCCGGTTGGACCGGTCCGCCCAGCTGGCGATGGTCGCGGCCATCGAGGCGTGGGCGGACTCCGGTCTGGCCGATGCGGGCGTCGATGCCGAACGGCTCGGCGTCGCCGTGGCCTCCGGCATCGGTGGCGTCACGACGCTGCTGAGCAACTACGACGCGCTCCAGGAGAAGGGTCCGCGCCGGGTCTCCCCGCTCGCGGTCCCGATGCTGATGCCGAACGCGCCGGCCGCGAACATCGGCCTGTACGTCGGCGCCAAGGCGGGCGTGCACACGCCCGTCTCCGCCTGCGCCTCGGGCAACGAGGGCGTCGCGCTCGCGCTGGACCAGATCCGTCTGGGCCGGGCCGACGTGATGCTGGCCGGTGGCGCCGAAGCGGCGATCCACCCGCTCCCGATGGCGGCGTTCGCGCAGATGATGGCGCTGTCGAAGACCGGGAGCGAGGACGGCGGCGACCCGACGGCCGTCTCCCGCCCCTGGGACACCGGCCGCGACGGGTTCGTGCTCGGCGAGGGCGCCGGCGTCCTGGTGCTCGAGGAGCTCGAGCACGCCCAGGCCCGCGGCGCGAAGATCTACGCCGAGCTGCTCGGCGCCGGCATCACCAACGACGCCCACGACATCGCCCAGCCCGACCCCGAGGGCCGTGGCGGCACCCGGGCGATCGCCCGCGCTCTGGAGGACGCCGGCATCGCGCCCGGCGACATCGCGCACGTCAACGCGCACGCGACCTCCACACCGCAGGGTGACGTCGCCGAGGGCCTGATGATCCACGCGACGCTCGGCAAGTTCGCCGACGAGGTCGTGGTCACCAGCACCAAGTCGATGACCGGGCACCTGCTCGGTGGCGCCGGGGCGTTGGAGTCGATCGCGACCGTGCTCGCGATCCACCACCGGATCTCGCCGCCGACGATCAACCTCGACAACCTCGACCCGGCCGTCGAGCTCGACATCCCGACCACCGCGCGCGAGCTGCGCAGCGGCGACATCGCGGCACTGAACAACTCCTTCGGCTTCGGCGGCGCCAACGTCGCCGTCGCGTTCGGGAGCCTTTCGTGA
- a CDS encoding alpha/beta fold hydrolase, with protein MDSLEVQHVTIHGHRRAYVKAGPEVGTAPALLLLHGLGCDHTTWAPVIAKLAKKYTVIAPDLLGHGQSAKPRADYSVGGYANGMRDLLTVLNIDKVTVVGHSLGGGVAMQFAYQFPERTERMVLVAPGGLGPEVTPMIRAVGLPGFKAAMTVLTLPGIRHAGIAGMRALSRTGMTITHDLDEVAEIYDSFKDPGTRRAISHVVRAVVDARGQIVTMVDRAYLTQAMPMLVVWGTEDKVIPAKHAETVTTIAPGAQVEVLGNSGHFPHKDHPERFVKILNDFIRSTQPASYHRGRWRSLLRNGPLAPVSEQLHLVPRAAPIA; from the coding sequence GTGGATTCACTCGAGGTCCAGCACGTGACGATCCACGGCCACCGCCGTGCCTACGTGAAGGCCGGCCCAGAAGTCGGCACTGCGCCAGCGCTCCTGCTTCTCCACGGCCTCGGCTGCGACCACACGACGTGGGCTCCGGTGATCGCGAAGCTCGCCAAGAAGTACACGGTGATCGCACCCGACCTGCTCGGCCACGGCCAGAGCGCCAAGCCCCGGGCCGACTACTCGGTCGGGGGGTACGCCAACGGCATGCGTGACCTCCTCACCGTGCTCAACATCGACAAGGTCACCGTCGTGGGGCACAGCCTCGGGGGAGGCGTCGCGATGCAGTTCGCCTACCAGTTCCCCGAGCGCACCGAGCGGATGGTGCTGGTCGCCCCCGGCGGACTCGGCCCCGAGGTCACGCCGATGATCCGAGCTGTCGGCCTGCCCGGCTTCAAGGCCGCGATGACCGTGCTGACCCTGCCGGGGATCCGGCACGCGGGCATCGCCGGCATGCGGGCCCTGTCGCGGACCGGGATGACGATCACCCACGACCTCGACGAGGTCGCCGAGATCTACGACTCGTTCAAGGACCCGGGCACGCGCCGGGCGATCTCCCACGTCGTCCGGGCCGTCGTCGATGCCCGCGGCCAGATCGTCACGATGGTCGACCGGGCGTACCTGACCCAGGCGATGCCGATGCTCGTGGTCTGGGGCACCGAGGACAAGGTGATCCCTGCGAAGCACGCCGAGACGGTCACCACGATCGCTCCGGGGGCCCAGGTCGAGGTGCTCGGCAACTCCGGGCACTTCCCGCATAAGGACCACCCGGAGAGGTTCGTGAAGATCCTCAACGACTTCATCCGCTCGACCCAACCCGCGTCGTACCACCGGGGCCGGTGGCGCAGCCTGCTCCGCAACGGCCCGCTGGCGCCGGTCTCCGAGCAGCTGCACCTGGTGCCGCGCGCGGCACCGATCGCCTGA
- a CDS encoding PP2C family serine/threonine-protein phosphatase, protein MLRLSGTGDSHVGLVRGNNEDSAFVSPYCILVADGVGGGAAGEVASATAAYALAGTALMRRGEDPAQVLAAGFALAQAQVHAGVDLDPSRSGMATTLTSVVTDGTRFVLGHLGDSRGYVFRDGELNRVSTDHTYIQNMLDEGRLDEAGSAEHPWRNVVLRVVNGHADVEPDLVELDLVVGDRVLLASDGLSDLVTEDEIARTLGAASDDAAVPELIARALGRGGRDNVTCVLATVVDGPEISADGHLYGALGDPGNVVDVAAVRAPESA, encoded by the coding sequence ATGCTTCGGCTCTCCGGCACCGGCGACTCCCACGTCGGTCTTGTCCGCGGCAACAACGAGGACTCCGCGTTCGTGAGCCCGTACTGCATCCTGGTCGCCGACGGGGTCGGCGGGGGAGCAGCGGGCGAGGTCGCCTCGGCCACGGCGGCGTACGCGTTGGCAGGAACTGCCCTGATGCGCCGCGGCGAGGACCCGGCCCAGGTGCTCGCCGCCGGGTTCGCGCTCGCCCAGGCCCAGGTGCACGCGGGGGTCGACCTCGACCCGAGCCGCAGCGGCATGGCGACGACGCTGACCTCCGTGGTCACCGACGGGACCCGGTTCGTGCTCGGGCACCTCGGCGACTCCCGCGGCTACGTGTTCCGCGACGGCGAGCTGAACAGGGTCAGCACCGACCACACCTACATCCAGAACATGCTCGACGAGGGGCGTCTCGACGAGGCGGGATCTGCCGAGCACCCGTGGCGCAACGTCGTGCTGCGGGTCGTGAACGGGCACGCCGACGTCGAGCCGGACCTGGTCGAGCTCGACCTGGTGGTCGGAGACCGGGTACTGCTGGCCAGCGACGGCCTGAGCGACCTGGTCACCGAGGACGAGATCGCGCGCACGCTGGGCGCTGCGAGCGACGACGCAGCCGTCCCCGAGCTGATCGCGCGGGCGCTGGGGCGGGGCGGCAGGGACAACGTCACCTGTGTCCTGGCCACCGTCGTCGACGGCCCCGAGATCAGTGCCGACGGTCATCTGTACGGCGCGCTCGGGGATCCCGGGAACGTGGTCGACGTCGCCGCCGTACGGGCGCCGGAGTCCGCCTGA
- a CDS encoding beta-ketoacyl-ACP synthase 3, whose translation MTVTWEMPTGTAHAAVLGLGVHRAQRVVPNSEIVDAIDSSDEWIQQRSGIKERRWVGPEETLESMSLAAASQALADADVAAAQIDAVVLATCTNTQQITSLASRIAFLLGAESPAAFDISAACAGFCHALSLATDMVRGGTAKYVLVIGAERLSTLVSEKDRGTAFIFGDGAGAVVVGPSEVPGIGPVVWGSDGEQHSAIELSSDWVEAFEADATTLPHITMDGSAVFRWAAYEMAKVAQETLDRTGITVEDLDLFVPHQANMRITDTMVRAMKLPDHVRIARDIAEQGNTSAASIPLALARMYADGTACSGDLALFIAFGAGLTYAAQVVRVP comes from the coding sequence GTGACCGTCACCTGGGAGATGCCGACGGGCACGGCGCACGCTGCGGTGCTGGGCCTCGGCGTGCACCGCGCTCAGCGGGTCGTGCCGAACAGCGAGATCGTGGACGCGATCGACTCCAGCGACGAGTGGATCCAGCAGCGTTCCGGCATCAAGGAGCGCCGCTGGGTCGGCCCCGAGGAGACCCTCGAGTCGATGTCCCTGGCGGCGGCGAGCCAAGCTCTGGCGGACGCGGACGTCGCGGCGGCGCAGATCGACGCGGTCGTCCTGGCGACCTGCACCAACACCCAGCAGATCACCTCTCTCGCCTCCCGGATCGCGTTCCTGCTCGGCGCCGAGAGCCCGGCAGCGTTCGACATCTCCGCCGCCTGCGCCGGCTTCTGCCACGCACTGAGCCTGGCCACCGACATGGTCCGTGGCGGCACCGCCAAGTACGTCCTGGTGATCGGCGCCGAGCGCCTCTCCACGCTGGTCAGCGAGAAGGACCGCGGGACGGCGTTCATCTTCGGCGACGGCGCCGGCGCGGTGGTCGTCGGACCCTCCGAGGTCCCGGGCATCGGACCGGTCGTGTGGGGCTCCGACGGCGAGCAGCACAGCGCCATCGAGCTGAGCAGCGACTGGGTCGAGGCATTCGAGGCCGATGCCACGACGCTCCCGCACATCACCATGGACGGGTCCGCGGTGTTCCGCTGGGCGGCGTACGAGATGGCGAAGGTCGCGCAGGAGACCCTGGACCGCACCGGCATCACCGTCGAGGACCTGGACCTGTTCGTGCCGCACCAGGCGAACATGCGGATCACCGACACGATGGTCCGCGCGATGAAGCTTCCCGATCACGTGCGGATCGCCCGCGACATCGCCGAGCAGGGCAACACCTCGGCCGCCTCGATCCCGCTCGCGCTCGCCAGGATGTACGCCGACGGGACCGCTTGCAGCGGCGACCTGGCGCTGTTCATCGCGTTCGGCGCCGGGCTGACCTACGCGGCCCAGGTCGTCCGCGTCCCCTAG
- a CDS encoding ABC transporter ATP-binding protein produces MSVPVLDVRGLAHAYPDGHQALFGVDLHVHAGERVALLGPNGAGKTTLVLHLNGILTAGAGTVAVSGLPVEKKNLREIRRRVGIVFQDPDDQLFSATVRDDVAFGPRNLGLRGAELEARVLHALDQVGMTEYVDRPPHHLSFGQRRRVAVATVLAMEPEILVLDEPSSNLDPASRRELADILRSLDVTVLMVTHDLPYALELCPRSVVLSDGVIVADGETRDVLTDDVLMKAHRLELPYGFDPRSV; encoded by the coding sequence GTGAGCGTCCCCGTCCTCGACGTCCGCGGACTCGCGCACGCCTACCCGGACGGCCACCAGGCCCTCTTCGGGGTCGACCTGCACGTGCACGCCGGCGAGCGCGTCGCCCTGCTCGGTCCCAACGGCGCCGGCAAGACCACGCTGGTCCTGCACCTGAACGGGATCCTCACCGCAGGAGCCGGGACCGTGGCCGTCTCGGGCCTGCCGGTGGAGAAGAAGAACCTGCGCGAGATCCGCCGCCGTGTCGGCATCGTCTTCCAGGACCCCGACGACCAGCTGTTCTCCGCGACCGTCCGCGACGACGTCGCCTTCGGGCCCCGGAACCTCGGCCTGCGCGGCGCCGAGCTGGAGGCGCGGGTCCTGCACGCGCTCGACCAGGTCGGCATGACCGAGTACGTCGACCGCCCGCCGCACCACCTCTCCTTCGGGCAGCGCCGACGGGTCGCCGTGGCGACGGTGCTGGCGATGGAGCCCGAGATCCTGGTGCTCGACGAGCCGTCCTCGAACCTCGACCCCGCCTCGCGGCGCGAGCTCGCCGACATCCTGCGCTCGCTCGACGTGACCGTCCTGATGGTCACCCACGACCTGCCGTACGCCCTCGAGCTGTGCCCGCGGTCGGTGGTGCTGTCGGACGGCGTGATCGTCGCCGACGGAGAGACCCGGGACGTGCTCACCGACGACGTGCTGATGAAGGCGCACCGGCTCGAGCTGCCGTACGGGTTCGACCCGCGCTCGGTCTGA
- a CDS encoding acyl carrier protein has product MASTEEIRTDLADIVNEVTGIPAADVQLEKSFTDDLDVDSLSMVEVVVAAEEKFDVRIPDDQVKNLKTVGDAVSYIEKAQAA; this is encoded by the coding sequence ATGGCCAGCACCGAAGAGATCCGTACCGACCTCGCCGACATCGTCAACGAGGTCACCGGCATCCCCGCCGCCGACGTCCAGCTCGAGAAGTCGTTCACCGACGACCTCGACGTCGACTCGCTTTCCATGGTCGAGGTCGTCGTGGCCGCCGAGGAGAAGTTCGACGTGCGCATCCCCGACGACCAGGTCAAGAACCTGAAGACCGTCGGCGACGCCGTCAGCTACATCGAGAAGGCCCAGGCGGCCTGA
- a CDS encoding acyltransferase domain-containing protein yields the protein MLIIVAPGQGAQTPGFLRPWLEDPQFAERLNWLGAVAGLDLAHYGTDADAETIRDTAIAQPLLVASGLVAALSLFPHPSDAFGRIGAVAGHSVGELTAAAGARAISAEQAMVLVRERGNAMAHAAAATPTGMTAVLGGDEAAVMAALTQHGLTAANVNAAGQVVAAGTLEQLAALAADPPAKARLMPLSVAGAFHTEHMQPAVGALARLAPAVSTHDPRAVVISNADGQAIHDGREAVRRIVQQVARPVRWDLCMGTMRDLGVTGVLEMPPAGTLTGIVKRALPGVETFALKTPDQLDAARDFVDKHGAPSPIDIHPTWRMLVAPTKGTFVRSAGEEGERLRPASSVGLVRSTRDETAVMAPYGGTIVEWLVEDGDLVSPGQPLVRVHPEGVAV from the coding sequence GTGCTGATCATCGTCGCTCCCGGACAGGGAGCCCAGACTCCCGGATTCCTCCGCCCGTGGCTCGAGGACCCGCAGTTCGCCGAGCGCCTGAACTGGCTCGGAGCGGTAGCCGGCCTGGACCTGGCGCACTACGGCACGGACGCCGACGCCGAGACGATCCGGGACACCGCGATCGCCCAGCCGCTGCTGGTGGCCTCGGGCCTGGTCGCGGCACTCTCGCTGTTCCCGCACCCCTCGGACGCCTTCGGTCGGATCGGCGCGGTCGCCGGCCACAGCGTGGGCGAGCTGACCGCCGCTGCCGGCGCCCGCGCCATCAGCGCCGAGCAGGCGATGGTGCTGGTCCGCGAGCGCGGCAACGCGATGGCTCACGCAGCCGCCGCGACGCCGACCGGGATGACCGCGGTCCTCGGTGGCGACGAGGCGGCGGTGATGGCCGCACTCACGCAGCACGGCCTCACCGCCGCGAACGTCAACGCCGCGGGCCAGGTCGTCGCCGCCGGCACGCTGGAGCAGCTGGCAGCGCTGGCAGCCGACCCGCCCGCCAAGGCACGGCTGATGCCGCTCTCGGTGGCCGGCGCGTTCCACACCGAGCACATGCAGCCCGCTGTAGGGGCGCTCGCGAGGCTGGCCCCGGCCGTCTCCACCCACGACCCGCGCGCCGTGGTCATCTCCAACGCCGACGGGCAGGCGATCCACGACGGACGCGAGGCGGTCCGCCGGATCGTCCAGCAGGTGGCCCGCCCGGTGCGCTGGGACCTCTGCATGGGCACCATGCGCGACCTCGGCGTGACCGGCGTGCTGGAGATGCCGCCCGCCGGAACGCTGACCGGCATCGTCAAGCGCGCCCTGCCCGGCGTCGAGACCTTCGCCCTCAAGACGCCCGACCAGCTCGACGCCGCCCGCGACTTCGTCGACAAGCACGGGGCGCCGTCCCCGATCGACATCCACCCGACCTGGCGGATGCTGGTCGCCCCGACCAAGGGCACCTTCGTCCGCAGCGCCGGCGAGGAGGGTGAACGGCTCCGCCCCGCCAGCTCGGTCGGCCTGGTCCGCTCGACCCGCGACGAGACCGCCGTGATGGCGCCGTACGGCGGCACGATCGTGGAGTGGCTCGTCGAGGACGGCGACCTGGTCTCGCCCGGTCAGCCGCTGGTCCGGGTGCACCCCGAGGGCGTGGCGGTGTGA
- a CDS encoding DUF3145 family protein, with the protein MTRTATRGVLFIHSAPSALCPHVEWAAGGVLGNAVNLEWTPQPAQAGTYRAEYSWTGDAGTAAAIASALRGWNQLRFEITEEPTSSTEGARFSYTPELGVFHGVTGLHGDLMIPEDRIKAAVIKAALGETTIELEIDKLLGKPWDDQLETFRYAGDGVPVRWLHQVV; encoded by the coding sequence GTGACACGTACTGCGACCCGTGGAGTCTTGTTCATCCACTCGGCGCCGTCTGCGCTGTGCCCGCACGTGGAGTGGGCCGCAGGGGGTGTGCTCGGCAATGCCGTGAACCTCGAGTGGACGCCGCAGCCTGCTCAGGCGGGTACCTACCGTGCGGAGTACTCGTGGACCGGAGACGCCGGCACGGCCGCTGCCATCGCTTCGGCCCTGCGCGGCTGGAACCAGCTCCGCTTCGAGATCACCGAGGAGCCCACCTCGTCCACCGAGGGCGCCCGCTTCTCCTACACCCCCGAGCTCGGTGTGTTCCACGGCGTGACCGGCCTGCACGGCGACCTGATGATCCCCGAGGACCGGATCAAGGCAGCCGTCATCAAGGCCGCGCTCGGCGAGACCACGATCGAGCTCGAGATCGACAAGCTCCTCGGCAAGCCGTGGGACGACCAGCTCGAGACCTTCCGGTACGCCGGCGACGGCGTGCCGGTCAGGTGGCTCCACCAGGTGGTGTGA
- a CDS encoding carboxyl transferase domain-containing protein, with protein MVRLEALFDEGTFQPLSPVDGSGMLYGIGRTHGKTVVAFCSDPTVMGGAMGFEGCKVVVAAYQRALTDRVPIIGLWHSGGARLAEGVLSLHAVGEIFHAMTKASGTIPQISVVLGPAAGGAAYGPALTDVVILGPEGRIFVTGPDVVRSVTGEDVDMLRLGGPEPHGRRSGVVHVVTDTERQALDAARDLAFLLGAQGTLDVAAVEDIDLGGLLPESKKRAYDVHPLVAGVLDEGTAIELHAKWAPNIVTTLGRFGGRSVGVIANNPLRLGGCLDSASAEKASRFVRMCDAFGIPLIVLVDVPGYLPGVGQEWDGVVRRGAKLLHAFGEAVVPRVTVVTRKTYGGAYIAMNSRSLGATKVLAWPDAEVAVMGAVAAVRILHRRKLADVAPEIRPQVEAELAEEHARIAGGIDKAVEIGVVDEVVSPASTRSAIAKAIAGAGLVQRGAHTNIPL; from the coding sequence CTGGTCCGGCTCGAGGCGCTCTTCGACGAAGGCACGTTCCAGCCGCTCTCCCCGGTCGACGGCTCCGGGATGCTCTACGGCATCGGGCGCACCCACGGGAAGACCGTGGTCGCGTTCTGCTCCGACCCCACCGTCATGGGCGGGGCGATGGGCTTCGAGGGCTGCAAGGTCGTCGTCGCGGCGTACCAGCGAGCGCTGACCGACCGGGTCCCGATCATCGGCCTGTGGCACTCCGGCGGCGCCCGGCTGGCCGAGGGCGTGCTCTCGCTGCACGCGGTCGGCGAGATCTTCCACGCGATGACCAAGGCGTCCGGCACGATCCCGCAGATCTCGGTCGTGCTCGGACCCGCCGCCGGCGGCGCGGCGTACGGGCCGGCGCTGACCGACGTGGTGATCCTCGGTCCCGAGGGCCGCATCTTCGTGACCGGCCCGGACGTGGTCCGCTCGGTCACCGGTGAGGACGTCGACATGCTGCGGCTCGGTGGCCCGGAGCCGCACGGACGTCGGTCCGGTGTCGTGCACGTCGTCACCGACACCGAGCGCCAGGCGCTCGATGCGGCCCGCGACCTGGCCTTCCTGCTCGGCGCCCAGGGCACCCTCGACGTCGCCGCTGTCGAGGACATCGACCTCGGCGGCCTGCTGCCGGAGTCCAAGAAGCGCGCCTACGACGTGCACCCGCTGGTGGCCGGCGTCCTGGATGAAGGCACCGCGATCGAGCTGCACGCGAAGTGGGCCCCGAACATCGTCACCACGCTCGGACGCTTCGGGGGCCGCAGCGTCGGCGTCATCGCCAACAACCCGCTGCGCCTCGGCGGCTGCCTGGACTCCGCCTCGGCGGAGAAGGCGTCACGTTTCGTGCGGATGTGCGACGCGTTCGGCATCCCGCTGATCGTGCTCGTCGACGTCCCCGGTTACCTCCCCGGCGTCGGCCAGGAGTGGGACGGCGTCGTACGCCGAGGCGCGAAGCTCCTGCACGCGTTCGGCGAGGCGGTCGTGCCGCGGGTGACCGTGGTGACCCGCAAGACCTACGGCGGCGCCTACATCGCGATGAACTCGCGCTCGCTCGGCGCCACCAAGGTCCTGGCCTGGCCGGACGCGGAGGTCGCCGTCATGGGCGCCGTCGCCGCCGTACGGATCCTGCACCGTCGCAAGCTCGCCGACGTGGCTCCCGAGATCCGCCCGCAGGTCGAGGCCGAGCTCGCCGAGGAGCACGCCCGGATCGCGGGCGGCATCGACAAGGCTGTCGAGATCGGCGTGGTGGACGAGGTCGTCTCACCGGCGTCGACCCGGTCGGCGATCGCGAAGGCGATCGCAGGCGCTGGGTTGGTGCAGCGCGGGGCACACACGAACATCCCGCTCTGA
- a CDS encoding alpha/beta hydrolase codes for MADIARPRLEGSVAVRGERRLSFAEFGTPRGAAIIWLHGTPGGRRQVPVEARLYAEEHDLRIIGIDRPGIGTSTPHLYDDILDWTGDLELLADNLGIDTFRVIGLSGGGPYALAAGAALPHRVHGVGVLGGVAPTKGADAIRGGLVEVAPYAAPVLGAVRLPLSYALAAGIQLVKPLAGLAIGTYGVFQPRGDRELLARPEFKAMFLDDLINGSRFQVGAPLADIILFTKHWGFEAADVSVPVRWWHGDDDHIIPHAHGVHMVERLPDAAFATIDGESHLSGMSVATEVLQTLMELGPRKVTRKRAAKA; via the coding sequence ATGGCTGACATCGCGCGCCCCCGTCTCGAAGGCTCCGTCGCCGTGCGCGGCGAGCGTCGGCTCTCCTTCGCCGAGTTCGGGACGCCGCGCGGCGCCGCGATCATCTGGCTGCACGGCACGCCGGGCGGACGCCGCCAGGTACCGGTCGAGGCGCGCCTGTACGCCGAGGAGCACGACCTCCGGATCATCGGGATCGACCGCCCGGGCATCGGTACCTCCACCCCGCACCTGTACGACGACATCCTCGACTGGACCGGCGACCTCGAGCTCCTGGCCGACAACCTCGGCATCGACACCTTCCGGGTGATCGGCCTGTCCGGCGGCGGCCCCTATGCGCTCGCGGCCGGCGCCGCCCTGCCGCACCGCGTGCACGGCGTCGGGGTCCTCGGCGGCGTCGCGCCCACCAAGGGCGCGGACGCGATCCGCGGCGGGCTGGTCGAGGTCGCGCCGTACGCCGCCCCGGTCCTGGGTGCGGTCCGGCTCCCGCTCAGCTACGCCCTGGCCGCCGGCATCCAGCTGGTCAAGCCGCTGGCCGGCCTGGCGATCGGCACCTACGGCGTCTTCCAGCCCCGCGGTGACCGCGAGCTGCTCGCCCGGCCCGAGTTCAAGGCGATGTTCCTCGACGACCTGATCAACGGTTCCCGGTTCCAGGTGGGCGCCCCGCTGGCCGACATCATCCTCTTCACCAAGCACTGGGGTTTCGAGGCCGCGGACGTCAGCGTGCCGGTGCGTTGGTGGCACGGCGACGACGACCACATCATCCCGCACGCGCACGGCGTCCACATGGTCGAGCGGCTGCCCGACGCGGCGTTCGCCACCATCGACGGGGAGTCGCACCTGTCCGGGATGAGCGTGGCGACCGAGGTGCTGCAGACCCTGATGGAGCTCGGGCCGCGCAAGGTCACCCGCAAGCGCGCGGCGAAAGCGTGA